In Quercus robur chromosome 11, dhQueRobu3.1, whole genome shotgun sequence, the following proteins share a genomic window:
- the LOC126705788 gene encoding 26S proteasome non-ATPase regulatory subunit 4 homolog codes for MVLEATMICIDNSEWMRNGDYIPSRFQAQSDAVNLICGAKTQANPENTVGILTMAGKGVRVLATPTSDLGKILACMHGLEMGGEANIAAGIQVAQLALKHRQNKHQQQRIIIFAGSPVKYDKKALETIGKKLKKNSVALDIVDFGEEDDEKPEKLEALLAAVNANDSSHIVHVPSSANALSDVLISTPVFTGDGEGGSGFVAAAAAAAASGGDTGFDFGVDPNIDPELALALRVSLEEERARQEAAAKRAAEETSRQEKGEEPSSNAEDATMEEHVNVTAPEDIKKVTEEKVSGSGHSGGDVEMSEASAEDQELALALQMSMQEGTSDQSVVSKVLEDQAFVASVLASLPGVDPNDPSVKDLIASLQSQSEEQQKKNEDEQPKEDK; via the exons ATGGTTCTCGAG GCAACAATGATATGCATAGATAATTCAGAATGGATGAGGAACGGTGATTACATTCCGTCCCGTTTTCAAGCCCAATCTGACGCTGTTAATCTCATCTGTGGTGCCAAAACCCAG GCTAATCCAGAGAACACTGTGGGAATTTTGACAATGGCGGGAAAAGGGGTTCGTGTATTGGCCACTCCCACCTCTGATCTTGGCAAGATTTTGGCATGTATGCATG GTCTTGAAATGGGGGGTGAGGCAAACATAGCTGCTGGAATCCAGGTGGCTCAGTTGGCTCTTAAGCATCGCCAAAACAAACATCAGCAACAGCGGATTATAATTTTTGCAGGAAG TCCTGTCAAATATGACAAGAAAGCGTTGGAGACGAttggaaagaaattaaaaaagaacagTGTAGCTCTTGATATCGTTGACTTTGGTGAAGAGGATGATGAGAAACCTGAGAAGCTGGAGGCCCTCCTTGCTGCTGTTAATGCTAATGACAGCAGTCATATAGTTCATGTTCCTTCCAGTGCAAATGCTCTCTCTGATGTGCTTATCAG TACACCTGTTTTCACTGGAGATGGGGAAGGAGGAAGTGGCTTTGTGGCTGCTGCTGCGGCTGCTGCTGCTTCTGGTGGTGATACTGGCTTTGATTTTGGTGTAGATCCCAATATAGATCCTGAGTTGGCTCTTGCCCTTAGAGTTTCTTTAGAAGAGGAGAGGGCAAGGCAAGAAGCTGCTGCAAAGAGGGCTGCTGAGGAAACTTCTAGAcaagaaaaaggagaggaacCATCATCCAATGCAGAAGATGCAACTATGGAAGAACATGTGAACGTTACAGCTCCTGAAGATATCAAAAAAGTTACTGAAGAAAAG GTCTCTGGATCTGGTCACTCCGGGGGTGATGTTGAGATGTCAGAGGCAAGTGCTGAGGATCAGGAGCTGGCCTTAG CTCTTCAAATGTCCATGCAGGAAGGTACAAGTGATCAATCTGTTGTAAGCAAGGTGTTGGAGGATCAGGCCTTTGTGGCATCTGTTCTTGCATCA CTTCCAGGAGTTGACCCCAATGATCCTTCAGTGAAAGATCTGATTGCATCTCTGCAAAGTCAATCTGAG GAACAAcaaaagaagaatgaagatgaacAACCTAAGGAGGACAAGTGA
- the LOC126706583 gene encoding actin-depolymerizing factor 5-like, which yields MNKVVISMNLNGIWITQSLYKTQVQPLSNSDHLKFTIHNKSTTMAMAFKMATTGMWVTDECKNSFHEMKWKKVHRYIVFKIDEGSKLVTVDKVGGPGEGYDELAASLPTDDCRYAVFDFDFVTVDNCRKSKIFFIAWSPTASRIRAKMLYATSKDGLRRVLDGIHYEVQATDPTEMGFDVIKDRAK from the exons ATGAACAAAGTTGTAATATCAATGAACCTTAATGGCATTTGGATAACCCAATCTTTATATAAGACCCAAGTGCAACCACTCTCAAATTCAGACCACCTTAAATTTACAATTCACAACAAGTCAACAACCATGGCAATGGCATTCAAGATG GCCACTACTGGAATGTGGGTGACTGATGAGTGCAAGAACTCATTCCATGAGATGAAATGGAAGAAGGTGCATAGGTACATAGTGTTCAAGATCGATGAGGGATCTAAGCTAGTCACCGTCGACAAGGTTGGCGGCCCTGGCGAAGGCTATGATGAACTTGCAGCCTCATTGCCTACTGATGATTGTAGATATGcagtgtttgattttgattttgtcacGGTTGATAATTGCCGGAAGAGCAAGATCTTCTTCATTGCATG GTCTCCAACAGCATCAAGAATAAGAGCAAAGATGCTATATGCTACTTCCAAAGATGGGCTGAGGAGAGTGCTAGATGGCATCCACTATGAAGTCCAGGCAACCGACCCAACAGAGATGGGATTTGATGTTATTAAGGACAGGGCCAAATAG